The proteins below come from a single Parafrankia discariae genomic window:
- the rplL gene encoding 50S ribosomal protein L7/L12, producing MAKLSTDELLGAFKEMTLLELSEFVKQFEDTFGVTAAAPVAIAAGPVAGGAGGEAAAVEEQDEFDVILESVGDKKIQVIKEVRALTSLGLKEAKDLVDGAPKPVLEKVAKEAADKAKAALEGAGATVTVK from the coding sequence ATGGCGAAGCTTTCGACCGACGAGCTCCTCGGCGCGTTCAAGGAGATGACGCTCCTGGAGCTCTCGGAGTTCGTGAAGCAGTTCGAGGACACGTTCGGCGTGACCGCGGCCGCCCCGGTCGCCATCGCGGCCGGCCCGGTGGCCGGTGGCGCGGGCGGCGAGGCCGCCGCCGTCGAGGAGCAGGACGAGTTCGACGTGATCCTCGAGTCCGTCGGTGACAAGAAGATCCAGGTCATCAAGGAGGTCCGCGCGCTCACCAGCCTGGGCCTCAAGGAGGCCAAGGACCTCGTGGACGGCGCCCCCAAGCCCGTCCTGGAGAAGGTCGCCAAGGAGGCCGCGGACAAGGCCAAGGCGGCCCTCGAGGGCGCCGGCGCCACCGTCACCGTCAAGTAG
- the rplJ gene encoding 50S ribosomal protein L10, which yields MANSEKTAAVAEIAEEFRGSTAAVLTEYRGLTVSQLTELRRALGETTRYAVVKNTLTKIAAAQAGVSGIDDLLVGPTAVAFVGGDPVEAAKGLRDFARANPALVVKGGVVEGKALNADEIRKLADLESREVLLAKLAGAMNGSLAKAAGLFAAPLSQVARLAEALRAQREETAGAEPVSVDA from the coding sequence ATGGCGAACTCGGAGAAGACCGCCGCGGTGGCGGAGATCGCCGAGGAGTTCCGTGGTTCGACCGCCGCGGTGCTGACCGAGTATCGCGGCCTGACGGTGAGTCAGCTCACCGAGCTGCGCCGCGCCCTCGGCGAGACCACCCGCTACGCGGTGGTCAAGAACACCCTTACCAAGATCGCCGCGGCCCAGGCCGGCGTGTCCGGCATCGACGACCTGCTCGTCGGTCCGACGGCCGTCGCGTTCGTCGGCGGCGACCCGGTCGAGGCGGCCAAGGGCCTGCGGGACTTCGCCCGCGCCAACCCGGCCCTGGTCGTCAAGGGCGGGGTCGTCGAAGGCAAGGCGTTGAATGCGGACGAGATCCGCAAGCTCGCCGACCTGGAGTCCCGCGAGGTCCTGCTCGCCAAGCTGGCCGGAGCCATGAACGGCTCGCTGGCCAAGGCGGCTGGCCTCTTCGCCGCCCCGCTGTCGCAGGTGGCTCGGCTCGCCGAGGCCCTGCGCGCGCAGCGGGAGGAGACGGCCGGCGCCGAGCCGGTCTCCGTGGACGCCTGA
- the rplA gene encoding 50S ribosomal protein L1, whose protein sequence is MKRSKAYRAAAEKIDATALYSPLDAARLARETSSTKYDATVEVALRLGVDPRKADQMVRGTVNLPHGTGKSPRVAVFAAGEKAAEATAAGADVVGSDDLVARIQEGFLDFDATVATPDQMAKVGRIARILGPRGLMPNPKTGTVTLDVAKVVGDIKGGKINFRVDKQGNLHIVIGKVSFSETQLIENYTVALDEIVRVKPSAAKGRYLKKITFATTMGPGIPVDPNRTRNLLEEVPA, encoded by the coding sequence ATGAAGCGCAGCAAGGCCTACCGCGCCGCGGCCGAGAAGATCGACGCGACCGCTCTCTACAGCCCGCTCGACGCGGCCCGGCTGGCCCGGGAGACGTCGTCCACGAAGTACGACGCCACCGTCGAGGTCGCCCTCCGGCTCGGCGTCGACCCGCGCAAGGCCGACCAGATGGTGCGTGGCACGGTCAACCTGCCGCACGGCACCGGCAAGTCCCCGCGGGTCGCGGTGTTCGCCGCCGGCGAGAAGGCCGCCGAGGCCACCGCCGCGGGCGCGGACGTCGTCGGCAGCGACGACCTGGTGGCCCGCATCCAGGAGGGCTTCCTCGACTTCGACGCCACGGTCGCGACGCCCGACCAGATGGCCAAGGTCGGCCGGATCGCCCGCATCCTCGGGCCTCGTGGGCTCATGCCGAACCCGAAGACCGGCACCGTCACCCTGGACGTCGCCAAGGTCGTCGGCGACATCAAGGGCGGTAAGATCAACTTCCGGGTCGACAAGCAGGGCAACCTGCACATCGTCATCGGCAAGGTGAGCTTCTCCGAGACCCAGCTCATCGAGAACTACACCGTCGCCCTCGACGAGATCGTCCGGGTCAAGCCGTCGGCGGCCAAGGGCCGGTACCTCAAGAAGATCACTTTCGCCACGACGATGGGCCCCGGCATCCCCGTGGACCCGAACCGGACCCGGAACCTCCTCGAGGAGGTTCCGGCCTGA
- the rplK gene encoding 50S ribosomal protein L11, with translation MPPKKKKITALIKLQINAGKATPAPPVGPALGQHGVNIMEFCKQYNAATESQTGNVVPVEITVYDDRSFTFVTKTPPAARLILKAAGVDKGSGTPHRVKVAKLTPAQVREIAQTKLPDLNANSIEAAEKIIAGTARSMGITVGE, from the coding sequence ATGCCTCCCAAGAAGAAGAAGATCACTGCGCTGATCAAGCTCCAGATCAACGCCGGCAAGGCGACCCCGGCGCCGCCGGTCGGTCCCGCCCTGGGCCAGCACGGCGTGAACATCATGGAGTTCTGCAAGCAGTACAACGCGGCCACCGAGTCGCAGACCGGCAACGTCGTGCCGGTCGAGATCACCGTGTACGACGACCGGTCGTTCACCTTCGTCACCAAGACCCCGCCCGCCGCCCGGCTGATCCTCAAGGCCGCCGGCGTGGACAAGGGCAGCGGCACGCCGCACCGGGTCAAGGTCGCGAAGCTGACCCCGGCCCAGGTGCGCGAGATCGCCCAGACGAAGCTGCCGGACCTCAACGCGAACAGCATCGAGGCCGCGGAGAAGATCATCGCCGGTACCGCGCGCTCGATGGGTATCACCGTCGGCGAGTGA
- the nusG gene encoding transcription termination/antitermination protein NusG, whose product MSQSPEHASSEQGEALDRLDPLAAFERDEVASTDAAAAPEKDDLEDDLGSDGGSTADTAAAEAVPAAGAVPAATVVVTPEPEPQDDGDDLLRALEDAPGEWYVVHSYAGYENKVKTNLETRISSLNMEDYIFQIEVPTEEVPVVKNGKRQLVQQKKYPGYIYVRMDLTDQSWSAVRNTPGVTGFVGLTNRPSPLRREEVVSILAPAAPKEKKVETVKAQEFEVGESVTVMDGPFATLPATISEINLDAQRLKVLVSIFGRETPVELQFNQVAKI is encoded by the coding sequence GTGTCCCAGTCTCCCGAGCACGCCTCCTCCGAGCAGGGAGAGGCCCTCGACCGTCTCGACCCCCTTGCGGCGTTCGAGCGCGACGAGGTCGCGAGCACGGACGCCGCGGCCGCACCTGAGAAGGACGACCTCGAGGACGACCTCGGGTCCGACGGCGGCTCCACCGCCGACACGGCGGCGGCCGAGGCCGTGCCGGCCGCTGGCGCCGTGCCGGCCGCCACCGTGGTCGTGACGCCCGAGCCCGAGCCTCAGGACGACGGCGACGACCTGCTCCGGGCGCTCGAGGACGCTCCCGGCGAGTGGTACGTCGTGCACTCCTACGCGGGCTACGAGAACAAGGTCAAGACCAATCTCGAGACCCGGATCTCCAGCCTCAACATGGAGGACTACATCTTCCAGATCGAGGTCCCGACCGAAGAGGTCCCGGTCGTCAAGAACGGCAAGCGCCAGCTCGTCCAGCAGAAGAAGTACCCCGGCTACATCTACGTCCGGATGGATCTGACCGACCAGTCGTGGTCGGCGGTCCGCAACACGCCGGGTGTGACCGGGTTCGTGGGCCTGACGAACCGGCCGTCGCCGCTGCGCCGCGAGGAGGTCGTCTCCATCCTCGCGCCGGCGGCGCCGAAGGAGAAGAAGGTCGAGACGGTCAAGGCCCAGGAGTTCGAGGTCGGGGAGTCCGTCACCGTCATGGACGGCCCGTTCGCCACCCTGCCGGCCACCATCAGCGAGATCAACCTCGACGCGCAGCGCCTGAAGGTACTCGTCTCCATCTTCGGTCGGGAGACACCGGTCGAGCTCCAGTTCAACCAGGTCGCGAAGATCTGA
- the secE gene encoding preprotein translocase subunit SecE has translation MATDTRDAAPRAGRSARADRRRSPFSIVRRIRQFVREVIAELRKVVYPGRSELITYVIVVLVFVTVMTAFVASLDFGLTKAVLAVFG, from the coding sequence GTGGCGACCGATACGCGTGACGCGGCACCGCGGGCCGGCAGGTCCGCGCGGGCTGACCGTCGACGGTCGCCGTTCTCGATTGTCCGCAGGATTCGTCAGTTCGTCCGCGAGGTCATCGCGGAGCTTCGCAAGGTCGTCTACCCGGGTCGGAGCGAGCTGATCACGTACGTGATCGTCGTGCTCGTCTTCGTCACGGTGATGACGGCCTTCGTGGCCAGCCTCGACTTCGGCCTGACGAAGGCGGTCCTCGCGGTCTTCGGCTGA